One region of Wyeomyia smithii strain HCP4-BCI-WySm-NY-G18 chromosome 3, ASM2978416v1, whole genome shotgun sequence genomic DNA includes:
- the LOC129730255 gene encoding uncharacterized protein LOC129730255 has translation MAQRSFLVVPGEASETDEENDDCGEIVKIESGPDAPPPISISTAAVPPQRGSSQELVDESAFSTVDYQQMQFQQMINERCVSLLNEFIHTTTISVSRQLAETDNLLMKSQMVLQNTTAPARKISESTDQVASKLEDALSSNFIPNINIPYD, from the exons ATGGCCCAAAGATCTTTTCTTGTGGTACCTGGAGAGGCATCTGAGACCGACGAGGAAAATGATGATTGCGGGGAG ATTGTAAAAATAGAGAGCGGTCCCGATGCTCCACCTCCAATCAGCATCAGCACTGCCGCCGTACCACCTCAACGTGGATCATCGCAGGAACTCGTAGACGAATCGGCCTTCTCTACAGTAGATTATCAACAAATGCAGTTCCAACAAATGATAA ACGAGCGCTGCGTTTCTCTTTTGAACGAGTTCATCCACACGACGACCATTTCCGTTTCAAGGCAATTGGCCGAAACCGACAATTTGCTGATGAAATCTCAG ATGGTGTTACAAAACACGACCGCCCCGGCCCGAAAAATTAGTGAATCAACGGATCAAGTGGCCTCGAAATTAGAAGACGCACTTTCCTCCAATTTTATTCCGAACATTAATAttccatacgattga